The Salegentibacter sp. Hel_I_6 region TTTCTTTTTATTTTTAATGAATCTTTTAAATACTCCATCAATCTGCTTTTTGTTCAATTCCAGTTTCTCTCCCAGACTCACAAAATGTTTTTTTGCCAACTTTTTCCGCTTTCCTGCAAGAGTTAGCGCCAGCTCTTCATCATCTTCTGGGTTAACTATAGCTACATTTAAAAGATCATAGGCAGGGGACAAGACCCATTCTCTACTTCGTTTTATTAAAGAAAAGTTTTTCAGGTGCATATCGTTATTCCCCGTGAGAAAACTAAATACAGCTATTTCAAAAAAATAAAGTTTATCGAGTAAGGTGTTAGAGGAATAAGTCCCTATTGCCCTTCCTACTTTCTCCATCGAACCTTTGTATTTATCAAACGCCTCCAGGATCTGAAACATATCGAGCATATGAATCTTTTCATTATTAAGTGTCCGATCTATTCTCTTTGTGATATAAGCTAACTCTCCAGATTTTAATCTTATTAAACTTGAAGAAACCGTTCTTATTCCAAAGCTTTCTGCCATACGCATTGTGAAATGTTCGTTTTGCGGCATTTCAGCAAAAACTGTAGAGGGTGGTTTTAAGATATAATTTCCTCCGAGCGCTCCTACCACTGTTAACCTGTTATTTTCCGATGCTAGTGCTTTATCGGTGAAGGATAAAGAAAGTTTAGGTTGTACCCCAGGAACTGCTATTCTTCTTTCTACCACATTTTTTGCCAGGTCTACCATTTGATCCAGGGAATATTCCAGCTGAGGCGGAATTTCAGTACCAAAGAAATTTACACTGCAATTAGGGTGAAAATCTTTAGGATCTGTATCTGCCAGTTCCTTATAACAATATAGACATCTATTCTGCATTTTCTGTAACTATTGGGTGAACACTGACCGCACCTATACAATTTTTGCAACAAGCTAATAATAGTCCCATTCGGTCATTACGGTTGATTTTCCAGTTTTTTGAGGCTATATCTAGAAGCCATCCTTCCGGGATAAGACCTTCAAAAAAAGGAAAAAGCCGTTTTTCTACATAAGGTTCTTTTCTAATCGGCATCGTAAACGTGATAAATTGATCAGGATATTTATCAACGTAATTAATTTCATATTGAAATTGATATTCTCCTTCATCGGTTTCGGTTAAAATACCTGCTAGAAGTTCCTGATAATAAATTTTTGCCTGTCTCATAAATTAAGTTTGAGAAATATCATTTTGGTCTACCGGAGCAAGTACATGTCCAAACATCTTTAGCACCTGATTTACCTTTTCCATATTCAGGTTTTCTTTTCCCTGTTCTATTTTTCTCACAACGGTCAAAGCTACACCAGCCCTTTCGGCAAATTCTTCCTGGGTGAGTTGGTTTTCTTTTCGCTTTTGTTTTAAAAACTCTGAGAGATTCTTCATTATATGTAATTGAATATAATTATTGCAAATATACCTTAATTATATGTTTATACGTATATTTTTGAATTTATTTTTAAATTTATATGTATTTGCATATAAATTTGAGGGAGAGGTAATCAAATTGATTAGGGCTGATTTTTCATACTTTAAAAAAGAAGTCATACAAGGTATGAATAGTATGACTTTCTTATCATTTCCCATCTTAGTTTTGGTTCCAGAATTAGAATTACAAAAGCGCTTTTGTTCATTTTCTAACTTAAAATTTTTCAAAAATGAACGAACTAAAAATGTTAGAGCAACTGGACCGTATAGAGAAATTAGTCCGCGCTCAGAAAGCCGTATTGACTTTTGACCAGGCCTGTGATTATACAGGAATTTCAAGAAGTTATATGTACAAACTTACCGCCAGGGGGGAAATTCCATTTTCTAAACCCAAGGGTAAATTGATCTTCTTCTCTCGTGAAAAACTGGATAGCTGGCTACTTAATAATTGTCATTCTTCTAAAGATGAAATTAAGAGGGGAGCAGTAGAATATACCTTCAGAAATAGAAGGTTTTAAAGCTTTGGGTTATGAAGAAATTTGAATCCAAACTCTATCAGGTTTCCGAGCAGAAGAAAAAAACGATCTATGATGCCGTGGAGGAGTATGTTTCTGATAAATATGATATCAGGTTTAACGAAATATCTCACGAGTTTCAGATCCGGATTAAGGAGTCAAATACTTGGGAAGATTTTGAAGTGAATTCTCTACTTATAGAATTAGCGAAATCGAATATAGAGATTAATCCGGGCAAATTGGACATCTATTTACGGTCTAACCTAATTCCGAGATTTAACCCGATTGCGGAATACTTTGATAAGCTTCCAAAATGGGTGGGTGGAGATCATATAAGAACACTCGCTTCATATCTTCCCGCTAAAGAACCTGAGCAGTTTCTTTATCATTTTAGAAAATGGCTGGTTAGAACAGTTAAGGGTGCATTGGATGAACATTACTTCAATAAGCAATGTTTGGTGTTGGTTCATTCAGAACAGAATTCAGGAAAGTCTACCTGGTGCAGGTTTCTCTGTCCACCGGCTTTATCAAAGTACTTTGCTGAAGATATGACCACCGATAAAGACGCCAGGATCCAACTTACCAGGAATTTCATCATCAATTTAGATGAATTATCTGTGCTGGCCAGAAAAGAAATAAATGCGCTTAAAGCTTATTTCTCTAAAACGATGATCAATGAAAGGCTGCCTTATGATCGCAAAAACTCAAACCTGCTAAGGACCTGCAGTTTTATTGGATCTACCAACAGGGCAAGCTTTCTTAATGATGAAACCGGTTCTGTGCGTTGGCTATGTTTTGAGCTAAATGGTAAAATTGATTTTGCTTACTCCAGGGAAGTAGATATAAACAAAGTATGGGCTCAGGCCTATTACCTGGCCTATGTGG contains the following coding sequences:
- a CDS encoding HipA domain-containing protein, whose amino-acid sequence is MQNRCLYCYKELADTDPKDFHPNCSVNFFGTEIPPQLEYSLDQMVDLAKNVVERRIAVPGVQPKLSLSFTDKALASENNRLTVVGALGGNYILKPPSTVFAEMPQNEHFTMRMAESFGIRTVSSSLIRLKSGELAYITKRIDRTLNNEKIHMLDMFQILEAFDKYKGSMEKVGRAIGTYSSNTLLDKLYFFEIAVFSFLTGNNDMHLKNFSLIKRSREWVLSPAYDLLNVAIVNPEDDEELALTLAGKRKKLAKKHFVSLGEKLELNKKQIDGVFKRFIKNKKKALSLLEDSFLSSEYKQKYSDLLEQRYSKLD
- a CDS encoding HipA N-terminal domain-containing protein — encoded protein: MRQAKIYYQELLAGILTETDEGEYQFQYEINYVDKYPDQFITFTMPIRKEPYVEKRLFPFFEGLIPEGWLLDIASKNWKINRNDRMGLLLACCKNCIGAVSVHPIVTENAE
- a CDS encoding type II toxin-antitoxin system Y4mF family antitoxin translates to MKNLSEFLKQKRKENQLTQEEFAERAGVALTVVRKIEQGKENLNMEKVNQVLKMFGHVLAPVDQNDISQT
- a CDS encoding helix-turn-helix domain-containing protein, with amino-acid sequence MNELKMLEQLDRIEKLVRAQKAVLTFDQACDYTGISRSYMYKLTARGEIPFSKPKGKLIFFSREKLDSWLLNNCHSSKDEIKRGAVEYTFRNRRF
- a CDS encoding VapE domain-containing protein — translated: MKKFESKLYQVSEQKKKTIYDAVEEYVSDKYDIRFNEISHEFQIRIKESNTWEDFEVNSLLIELAKSNIEINPGKLDIYLRSNLIPRFNPIAEYFDKLPKWVGGDHIRTLASYLPAKEPEQFLYHFRKWLVRTVKGALDEHYFNKQCLVLVHSEQNSGKSTWCRFLCPPALSKYFAEDMTTDKDARIQLTRNFIINLDELSVLARKEINALKAYFSKTMINERLPYDRKNSNLLRTCSFIGSTNRASFLNDETGSVRWLCFELNGKIDFAYSREVDINKVWAQAYYLAYVDEQFNPELTLEDIVANEERNKTYREASMEEELLCKYYLKSLDPADFKTASDIVLQLNCINPRLNMYYMGRALKAQNYERVKEHQSGVYGYLVKQRFKTSPLEVL